Proteins from one Loktanella sp. M215 genomic window:
- a CDS encoding RidA family protein — protein sequence MSTIETTLTDMGITLPDAPAPAANYVPFVQSGHQVWVSGQISQGPDGLMIGKLGDGVDIETGAAAAKACAISLLAQLKKACDGDLDRLVRVVKLVGMVNSTPDFTDQPRVINGASDFLVAALGDKGRHARSAVGVASLPMGVMVEIEAVFEIA from the coding sequence ATGAGCACGATCGAAACGACCCTGACGGATATGGGCATCACCCTGCCCGACGCCCCCGCCCCGGCGGCCAACTATGTGCCTTTCGTGCAGTCTGGCCATCAGGTCTGGGTGTCCGGCCAGATCAGCCAGGGGCCTGACGGTCTGATGATCGGCAAGCTGGGTGACGGGGTCGATATCGAAACCGGCGCGGCCGCCGCCAAGGCCTGCGCGATCAGCCTGCTGGCGCAGTTGAAAAAGGCCTGCGACGGCGATCTTGACCGCCTCGTGCGCGTCGTGAAACTGGTCGGTATGGTCAACAGCACGCCCGACTTCACCGACCAGCCACGCGTCATCAACGGCGCCTCCGATTTCCTCGTCGCAGCCCTTGGCGATAAGGGGCGCCACGCCCGGTCCGCCGTGGGTGTCGCCAGCCTGCCGATGGGCGTCATGGTCGAAATCGAAGCCGTGTTCGAGATCGCGTGA
- a CDS encoding glycerophosphodiester phosphodiesterase family protein yields MLPKSFVTRPIAHRAFHDKAHGRVENSISSIKSAIEHGYGIEIDLQLASDGVPMVFHDYDLRRLTIEQGPLAGRSSAQLAQIPLMGDSTTIPSLADVLKLVAGRVPLLIEIKDQDGALGPDTGPLGKAVAAVLEPYKGPVAVMSFNPHAVAEMARLLPDVPRGLTTGSFNPQDWPTVPQPTLERLRDIPDYGHVGASFISHYHKELDQPRVTELNEQHGAAILCWTIRSKEEAQAARQYADNITFEGYAA; encoded by the coding sequence ATGCTGCCGAAATCCTTCGTCACGCGTCCCATCGCGCACCGCGCCTTTCACGACAAGGCGCACGGCCGGGTCGAGAACAGTATCAGCTCGATCAAGTCTGCGATCGAGCACGGCTACGGGATCGAGATCGACCTGCAACTGGCCAGCGATGGCGTGCCGATGGTGTTTCACGACTACGACCTGCGCCGTCTGACCATCGAACAGGGGCCCCTGGCCGGACGGTCGTCGGCGCAACTGGCGCAGATCCCGCTGATGGGCGACAGCACCACCATCCCCTCGCTGGCGGATGTGCTGAAACTCGTCGCCGGTCGCGTCCCCCTGCTGATCGAGATCAAGGATCAGGACGGCGCGCTTGGCCCCGATACCGGCCCGCTAGGCAAGGCTGTCGCCGCCGTGCTGGAACCCTACAAGGGGCCGGTCGCCGTCATGTCCTTCAACCCCCATGCGGTGGCCGAAATGGCGCGCCTGCTGCCGGACGTGCCGCGCGGTCTGACGACCGGGTCGTTCAATCCGCAGGATTGGCCCACGGTCCCGCAGCCCACGCTGGAACGCCTGCGCGACATTCCAGATTACGGCCATGTCGGCGCCAGCTTCATCAGCCATTATCACAAGGAACTGGATCAACCGCGCGTGACAGAGCTGAACGAGCAGCACGGCGCCGCGATCCTGTGCTGGACGATCCGCTCGAAAGAAGAGGCGCAGGCCGCCCGTCAATACGCCGACAACATCACGTTCGAGGGATATGCCGCTTGA
- a CDS encoding HlyD family type I secretion periplasmic adaptor subunit: MTAPHVPSRWSATKPLLTGTLAVALLVGGFGTWAVFANLTGAVITHGQIEVDRNRQVIQHPDGGVVEEIVVDEGETVAAGDLLIRLDSSNLASELAVVEGQLFEILARRARLEAERDGLPNLDFDPLLLEGKDEAGDLMSGQQRLFEARLDSLLQATDQLKQQEMQIASQIDGITAQQTALTEQTALIDEELADQQTLLDRGLAQASRVLALKREASNMRGRVGELTAQAAQAAERRTEIEIQILGLTSTRREEAITRLRDLQYNELELTERRRTLRQQLDRLDIRAPVSGVVYGLTVYAPRSVVRAAEPLLYLVPQDRPLVIATQVQVTDIDQIHLGQDVILRLSAFDQRRTPELTGHVTQVSADAFKNEQNGLSFYRAEVRMDDGEIEKLPTGMTLIPGMPVEAYVRTADRTPMDYFLKPVADYFAKAFRES, from the coding sequence ATGACCGCGCCCCATGTCCCCAGCCGCTGGTCGGCCACGAAACCGTTGCTGACCGGCACCCTCGCCGTAGCCTTGCTGGTCGGCGGTTTCGGCACCTGGGCGGTCTTCGCCAACCTGACCGGCGCCGTCATCACCCACGGCCAGATCGAGGTCGACCGCAACCGCCAGGTGATCCAGCACCCGGACGGCGGGGTGGTCGAGGAGATCGTCGTCGACGAGGGCGAGACCGTCGCCGCTGGTGATCTGCTGATCCGGCTGGATTCGTCCAACCTCGCCAGCGAACTGGCCGTGGTCGAAGGCCAGCTGTTCGAGATCCTCGCCCGCCGCGCCCGGCTGGAGGCCGAGCGTGACGGCCTGCCCAACCTGGATTTCGACCCCCTTCTGCTGGAGGGCAAAGACGAGGCCGGCGACCTGATGTCCGGCCAGCAGCGCCTGTTTGAGGCGCGGCTCGACAGCCTACTGCAGGCGACAGACCAGCTGAAACAGCAGGAAATGCAGATCGCGAGCCAGATCGACGGCATCACGGCGCAGCAGACCGCCCTGACCGAACAGACCGCCCTGATCGACGAGGAACTGGCCGACCAGCAGACCCTTCTGGATCGCGGCCTCGCGCAGGCCAGCCGGGTGCTGGCCCTGAAGCGCGAAGCGTCCAACATGCGCGGCCGCGTCGGTGAGTTGACTGCGCAGGCCGCACAGGCGGCCGAACGCCGCACCGAGATCGAGATCCAGATCCTCGGCCTGACCAGCACGCGCCGCGAAGAGGCGATCACCCGCCTGCGCGACCTGCAGTACAACGAACTGGAGCTGACCGAACGCCGCCGCACCCTGCGCCAGCAACTCGACCGGCTGGACATCCGCGCGCCGGTCTCGGGCGTGGTCTACGGCCTGACGGTCTATGCCCCCCGCTCCGTGGTGCGCGCGGCAGAGCCGCTGCTGTATCTCGTGCCGCAGGACCGTCCGCTGGTGATCGCGACACAGGTGCAGGTCACGGACATCGACCAGATCCACCTCGGCCAGGACGTGATCCTGCGTCTGTCGGCCTTCGACCAGCGCCGCACGCCGGAGTTGACCGGCCACGTCACGCAGGTCAGCGCGGATGCGTTCAAGAACGAACAGAACGGGTTGTCCTTCTACCGCGCAGAGGTCCGCATGGACGACGGCGAGATCGAAAAGCTTCCCACCGGCATGACCCTGATCCCCGGCATGCCGGTCGAGGCCTACGTCCGCACCGCCGACCGCACCCCCATGGACTACTTCCTCAAACCCGTCGCAGACTACTTCGCAAAGGCGTTCCGCGAAAGCTAG